In the Halorubrum ruber genome, GGACGAGCGAGTCGGCGCCCGCGTCGTGGAGGATCTCCGTCAGCTCGCTCATCTCGCGCATGAACGTCGACTGCCCGCCCGCGATGTCGTCGGAGGCGCCGACCCGGGTGAACAGCCGGTCGAAGACGGGGACCGTGGCGGCCTGCGCGGGGACGAACGAGCCGGTCTGTGCGAGCACGACGGCGAGCGCGACCGACCGCATGTACGTCGACTTCCCGCTCATGTTCGGCCCCGTGATCACGGCAACCGAGCCGCGCGGGAGGTCCGCGTCGTTCGGGACGAACGACTCCTCGGCCCGCTCGACGACCGGGTGTCTGCCGCCCTCGATCTCGATGCCGGCGGCGGGGTCCCCGGCGGTGGCGGATTCGCCGTCGCCCGCGTGCGCGGCGTCCTCGCGCAGCTCCGGCCGGACGTAGTCGCGTTCGACCGCGACCGCGGCGAGCGACGCGAGCGCGTCGAGCTCGGCGAGCGCGTCGGCGAGGTCCTGGATTCTCTCGGTCTCGGCCGCGACGCGCTCGCGGACGTCGACGAACAGCTCGTACTCCATGGCGTCCGCGCGCTCGGCGGCGCCGACGATCTCCTCCTCGCGCTCCTTCAGCTCCGGGGTGACGTAGCGCTCGCTGTTCTTCAGCGTCTGTCGGCGCCGGTAGTCGTCGGGGACTCGGTCGAGGTTCGCGTCGGTCACCTCGATGTAGTAGCCGTGGACCTGGTTGTGACCGACCGACAGCGAGTCGATCCCTGTTCGCTCGCGCTCGCTCGCCTCCAACTCCGCGACCCACTCGCGACCCTCGCGCTCGGTGGTGCGCAGGTCGTCGAGGTCGTCGTCGAACCCCTCGCAGATCACCCCGCCCTCGGTGATCTCCTGCGGCGGGTCGGTCGCGATCGCGCCGTCGATCAGCTCGCGGACCGCGGTCAGCTCGTCGAGCCGGTCGCGGAGGTCGCGGAGGTGATCGGTCCGGGGGAGCGCGGGGCCGCCCTCGTCGGCGGCGTCCGTCGCATCGGTGCGGTCGCCGCCCGCCCCGCCCGCCCCGTCCGCCCCCGCCAGCGTCGCCTTCAGCTCGGGGACGACCGCGAGCGTCTGATGGAGCGAGCGCAGGTCGCGGGCGTCGGCGCGCCCCCGCGAGACGCGGCTCACCAGGCGTTCGAGGTCGTAGGCGGTCGCGAGCGCGTCGGCGACCGCCTCCCGGGCGAGGCTCCGGTCCGCGAGCTCGCCGACCGCGTCGTGGCGGCTCCGGATCGCGTCCGCGTCGACGAGCGGGCGCCGGAGCCAGCGCTCCAGGCACCGCCGGCCGAGCGCACAGCTCGTCTCGTCGAGGACGTCGAACAGCGTGTCGCTCGCGCCCAACCCGCGGTTCTCGAACAGCTCCAGGCTCCGCTGGGCGGCCGCGTCGAGCCGGAGCCGGTCGCGGGGGTCGTACCGCCGAATTCTGGTGACGTACGACAGCGGGCCGTCGTCGCCCTGCGTGTACTCGGCGTACGCCAGCACCGCGCCGGCCGCACGCAGCTCCGCGTCGGAATCGAACCGCCGGTCGGGCGCCGGGAGGTACGGCTCCAGCCGCTCGGTTGCGGTCCGCCGGTCGAAGGCGCCCGCGTCGTAGTCGTGGGTCGTCCAGCCCCGCTCCGCGTCCGGCGGGTCGAACTCGGGCGCGTCGGGGCCGGAGATGAGTTCCGCCGGGGCGATCCGGTCCAGTTCGCCCGCGACCGCGTCCCGGTCGCCGGACGTGACGAGGCACTCGCCGGTGGAGACGTCGACGGCGGCGAGGCCGACGGTCGCCTGCGGGGAGTCGCCGTCGCCCTCGGCCGCGACCGCCGCCACGTAGTTCGTCGTCCCGGCTTCGAGGAGGTCGTCCTCGACGACGGTGCCGGGCGTGATAACCTCGGTGACGGCGCGGTCGACGAGGCCGGACGCCTGCTCGGCGTCCTCGACCTGGTCGCCGAGCGCGACGCGGTAGCCCGCGTCGAGCAGCGATTCGAGGTACGGCGCGGCGTTGTCGATCGGGATGCCCGCCATCGGGTAGTCGCCGGTCGAGTCGGAGCGCTCCGTCAGCGTCACCTCGCAGATGCGGGCGACGGTCTCGGCCGCCTCGCAGAACGCCTCGTAGAAGTCGCCGACCTGGAACAGCACCAAGGCGTCCTCGTGGGCGGCACAGAGGTCGGCGTACTGCGAGAGCATCGGCGTGAGCTCCTCGCGGGCGGCCGCGATCCCGGGCGGCAGTCCGGTCGCCGTCTCTCGGTCCGCCGGTTCCATACCCCGTACCCGGGCGGCCGCGGGCATAAACGGTACGGAGGCGGCGGGAAGTAGCGTGAGCCTCGTGGGGCGCCGAGAGCCTTACGGTCCTCCGCCCCCGAATACGGCCGTGACGAACCGAACGATCGTCGTGGGGCTCGCCGGGGCGTTCGTCGGCATGACGGCGCTGCTCCTGATCGGCGGGGTCGTCCTCCACCCGATCGCGCTGGCGCTCGCGGTGCCGTTCGGCGCCGTCTCCTACTTCCTCTGGTACCACGCCAGCGGGCGCCTCCACGACCAGGCGCGGCGGTCGGCCGAGGCGGCGGGCCCGACGGAGCGCGAACGCGCCAGACAGCGCGCTCGCGCCGAGGCCAACAGGGAGCGCGCCTACCGCGCCGCCGGCACGGACGGCGGTCGCGGTCCGAATGCGGGTCCGGGGACGGGGCAGCGCGGCGCTCGCGGTCCCGGCGGAACCGGGGCCCGAGACCCGCGCGACCGCGCGCCGGCGGCCGACCGGATGAGCGAGCGGGAGGCGTACGAGACGCTCGGGCTCGATCGGACGGCCGACAGCGAGGCGGTCCGCCGGCGGTACCGCGAGCGCGCGAAGCGGCTCCACCCGGACGGGGAAGACGGCGACGAGGAGGGGTTCAAGCGGCTCAACGAGGCGTACGAGGTCTTGAAGAACTGACCGAGGTTCGCTGCCTGTCGCCGGCTCTCACTTCGCCTCGACGGCGTCGGCGACCGCCCGCTCGGCCTCGTCGAGTTCGGACTGCGTGTTGACGTTCGTGAAGGTGCGCTCGGTCGTCAGCGACCGGATCGCCTTGTCGTCGACGACGACCTCGTCCAGTTGGTCCACCATCGCGAGCACCTTCCGGTCGCCGCGGTCGAGCGCGCGGTCGCAGGCGGCCGCGGCCGGCTCGGTCGCGTAGACGGCCTGCGTCGTCTGGTACCAGCGGTCGTCGAGCCGCGGGACCGCGGCCTCGATCCCCGGCTCCGCCGCCTGCTCGCGCAGGGAGACGAGGAACGACGGATCGACGAACGGCATGTCGCAGGCGACGACGGCGGCGTACGGGTCGGTCGCCGCCCGACAGGCGTTCCGGATCCCGGCGAGCGGTCCGAGGTCCGGTTCCTCGTCGAGCGCCCAGCGGACGGGGAGCGGGAGACCCGACAGGGCCTCCGTGATCGCATTCCGTTGGTCGGGGCGGCAGTTG is a window encoding:
- the mobA gene encoding molybdenum cofactor guanylyltransferase; protein product: MTTGAILAGGRSTRFGDADKAVAPIAGVPMIRRVADRLAGTDDPVPPGADRASGGDPVVDELVVNCRPDQRNAITEALSGLPLPVRWALDEEPDLGPLAGIRNACRAATDPYAAVVACDMPFVDPSFLVSLREQAAEPGIEAAVPRLDDRWYQTTQAVYATEPAAAACDRALDRGDRKVLAMVDQLDEVVVDDKAIRSLTTERTFTNVNTQSELDEAERAVADAVEAK
- the mutS gene encoding DNA mismatch repair protein MutS yields the protein MEPADRETATGLPPGIAAAREELTPMLSQYADLCAAHEDALVLFQVGDFYEAFCEAAETVARICEVTLTERSDSTGDYPMAGIPIDNAAPYLESLLDAGYRVALGDQVEDAEQASGLVDRAVTEVITPGTVVEDDLLEAGTTNYVAAVAAEGDGDSPQATVGLAAVDVSTGECLVTSGDRDAVAGELDRIAPAELISGPDAPEFDPPDAERGWTTHDYDAGAFDRRTATERLEPYLPAPDRRFDSDAELRAAGAVLAYAEYTQGDDGPLSYVTRIRRYDPRDRLRLDAAAQRSLELFENRGLGASDTLFDVLDETSCALGRRCLERWLRRPLVDADAIRSRHDAVGELADRSLAREAVADALATAYDLERLVSRVSRGRADARDLRSLHQTLAVVPELKATLAGADGAGGAGGDRTDATDAADEGGPALPRTDHLRDLRDRLDELTAVRELIDGAIATDPPQEITEGGVICEGFDDDLDDLRTTEREGREWVAELEASERERTGIDSLSVGHNQVHGYYIEVTDANLDRVPDDYRRRQTLKNSERYVTPELKEREEEIVGAAERADAMEYELFVDVRERVAAETERIQDLADALAELDALASLAAVAVERDYVRPELREDAAHAGDGESATAGDPAAGIEIEGGRHPVVERAEESFVPNDADLPRGSVAVITGPNMSGKSTYMRSVALAVVLAQTGSFVPAQAATVPVFDRLFTRVGASDDIAGGQSTFMREMSELTEILHDAGADSLVLLDEVGRGTATTDGRAIARAAAEFLHDELGATALFATHYHGLTDLADERERVFNLHFTATREDGDVTFLHRVVPGASSSSYGVEVAELAGVPAPVVDRARDLVAAEEADRDRKADRTETGAEGTTDKGDPEDDADRDGDASLEEFLAEEASDEQDRAGPGTGDGSTETDPPTSDAEREAAGAPPDLAAELRDLDLARMTPIEALNALHDLQSRVDDDG
- a CDS encoding DnaJ domain-containing protein; this encodes MTNRTIVVGLAGAFVGMTALLLIGGVVLHPIALALAVPFGAVSYFLWYHASGRLHDQARRSAEAAGPTERERARQRARAEANRERAYRAAGTDGGRGPNAGPGTGQRGARGPGGTGARDPRDRAPAADRMSEREAYETLGLDRTADSEAVRRRYRERAKRLHPDGEDGDEEGFKRLNEAYEVLKN